The following DNA comes from Nocardioides panzhihuensis.
CCTCGAGGATGCGTTCGCCGGCCACGACCTGCTGGCCCTCCCCTACGCCGACCCCGACCTGTCCGCGCTGGCAACCAGTGACCCCGACCTGCTGGCCAGCGCGCGCGAGCAGACGAGCCAGGTGCTCGCCGAGCTCGGCATCAAGGCGACCCCGGCCGCTGCGCCGCCGACCGGCTACCTCGACCGCGCGGCGGTCAACCTGCTCGAGCCGGGTGCGGTCAACTTGGTCAGCGACCGGATGTTCCGCGGCACCGCGCCCGTCGTCGCCGACCTCGACGGTCACGAGATGATCGTGACCTCATCCGGTGCCGCGGCCGGCGGGCCCGGACCCAACGACTTCCTCGACGCGATCTCGGTGCGCCAGCGTCTCGTCGCCGAGGCGGCCCTGCTCCGCGGTTCCGGCAAGCCGCTCGTGGCGGTCCTCCCCGACGGCTGGCACCCTCCGCAGGACGCCGCCTCGTTCGTCGCCCCGTGGAACGAGGCCGCCTGGATCTCGTCCTCGACGCTGACCGAGGCGGTCGCCGGCCACAAGGCGACGTCGGTCGCCGCCGAGAAGCTTCGCTACCCGCGCCGCGAGATGCGGGCCGAGATCTCGGCCGAGAGGATCAGGACCGCCAACGAGCTCGTCGGCGCCGGCAAGATGCTGCAGCGCGTCCTGACGCACAACGACGAGGTCGCCGCCGACATCCTCAACGAGGCGCTGACCACGACCTCCTACTCCGCCCGCCGGGGCTACACGGACGCGGGCGCCGACGCGCTGAGCTACGTCGGCGCCCAGCTGAGCTCGATCACCGTCGACGTGCCGCCGAAGGTGATCCTCTCCAGCATGAAGGGCGGAGAGTTCCAGGTCTCCCTGAGCAACGAGCTCGACGAACCGGTCACGGTGCGGCTGGATGCGATGACCGACGAGTCGCTGCGGGTCGCGACCTCCGAGCCCGTCCAGCTCGACGCCAACTCGAAGGCCAGCTTCAACCTCGCGGCAAGCATGCGCGACACCGGCACCCACACCGCGCTGATCGTCGTCACCGACACCAAGGGCAACCCGCTGGGCGCGCACGCCTCCGTACCGATCCGCCCCTCCCAGGTGAGCGGTGTGATCTGGTGGTTCGTGGGGACGGGCTGCGCGCTACTCTTCGCGGCGATCGCGGTCCGGCTCACCCGGCGCATCATGAAAGCCAAGAAAGCCCGTACGTCAGGAGAAGCGTGACAGCCACCGAGCAGAAGTCCGGCGGAAGCTCGGTCCTCGCCAACAGCGCGGTGATGGCCGCGGGGACACTCTTCTCCCGTGCCAGCGGGTTCATCCGCTCGGCGCTCTTGGTCGCAGCCCTGGGCTCCGGCCTGCACGCCGACGTCTTCAACATCGCCAACACCGTCCCCAACATGCTCTACATCCTGTTGGCGGGCGGCGTCTTCAACGCGGTGCTCGTCCCGCAGCTGGTGAAGGCACAGAAGAACGACGCGGACGGCGGGACGGCCTACACCGACCGGATCATCACGCTGGCCGGCCTCTTCCTCGGCGTGGTCACGGTCGCGCTCGTGCTCGGTGCGCCGTTGCTGATGCGCCTCTACCTCGGCGCCGACTGGTACACCCCGAGCCACGCGGCCGAGCTGGAGTCGGCCATCGACTTCGCCCGCTGGTGCCTGCCGCAGGTCTTCTTCTACGGGATGTTCGTGCTGGTCGGGCAGGTGCTCAATGCCCGCGGCGTCTTCGGCCCGATGATGTGGGCACCGATCGCCAACAACATCATCGCCATCTCGACCCTGGTGCTCTACCTGGTCGTCTTCGGCCCCTCGAACTCCGGCGGCTACACGACCTCCCAGGAGATCGTGCTCGGCCTGGGCTCCACCCTCGGCATCGTCCTCCAGTTCCTGCTGCTCCTGCCGGTGCTGCGCAAGGCCGGCGTCCGCTATCGGCCGCGCTTCGACTTCCGCGGCGCCGGCCTGTCCCACACCGGCCGGCTGGCCGTGTGGACGGTGCTCTTCGTGATCGTCAACCAGGTGGCGTACACGATCGTCACCCGGCTCGCGTCGACCGGCTCGGCCGCGGGCGGCACCGGCTACACGGTCTACTCCAACAGCTTCCTGGTCACCCAGGTGCCCCACTCGATCATCACAGTCTCCCTGGCGACGGCGATCCTGCCGCTCCTCTCCCGCCACGGCGCGGCCGGAGAGCTGCCCGAGCTGGGACGTACGTTGTCCCACCAGATGCGCAACGCGCTCGCCATCGTGGTCCCCATCGCCGCGCTGATCCCGGTGCTCTCCGAGGACATCGCGCACCTCCTGTTCGGCTACGGCGCAGGTGCCGACGCGTTCAAGGACTACGCCCCGACGCTGTCGATCTTCGCGGCCGGCCTGGTCTTCTTCACGATCCACTATCTGCTGCTGCGCGGCTTCTACTCGCTGGAGCAGAACCGCACCGTGTTCTTCATCCAGTGCGCGGTCGCCACCACCAACATCGTCGCCGCGCTGGTGCTGACCAGGGCCGTCTCCGCGGAGTACACCGCCCCGGCGCTGGCCGGCGCCTACACGCTGGCCTACCTGGTCGGCTCCGTCGTCTCGTACGTCGTGCTCAAGCGCACCCTCGGCGACCTGGACGGTCGCGGGCTGCTCGGGTTCCTCGCCCGCCTGGTCATGGTGACAGCGGTCGCCGCTGCCGCAGCCTGGCTGCTCCGCACGGC
Coding sequences within:
- the murJ gene encoding murein biosynthesis integral membrane protein MurJ, yielding MTATEQKSGGSSVLANSAVMAAGTLFSRASGFIRSALLVAALGSGLHADVFNIANTVPNMLYILLAGGVFNAVLVPQLVKAQKNDADGGTAYTDRIITLAGLFLGVVTVALVLGAPLLMRLYLGADWYTPSHAAELESAIDFARWCLPQVFFYGMFVLVGQVLNARGVFGPMMWAPIANNIIAISTLVLYLVVFGPSNSGGYTTSQEIVLGLGSTLGIVLQFLLLLPVLRKAGVRYRPRFDFRGAGLSHTGRLAVWTVLFVIVNQVAYTIVTRLASTGSAAGGTGYTVYSNSFLVTQVPHSIITVSLATAILPLLSRHGAAGELPELGRTLSHQMRNALAIVVPIAALIPVLSEDIAHLLFGYGAGADAFKDYAPTLSIFAAGLVFFTIHYLLLRGFYSLEQNRTVFFIQCAVATTNIVAALVLTRAVSAEYTAPALAGAYTLAYLVGSVVSYVVLKRTLGDLDGRGLLGFLARLVMVTAVAAAAAWLLRTALGMINDEPTMVLALIGAAIVGALHLGMLLLGAQAAQVKELTSMVQQVSRRLRR
- a CDS encoding DUF6049 family protein, producing MPVRQHQARPPRPPGRVVITLVLTLLAPLLLMLSATTLAAPAGAVDDVEETDPLAVSIDELDTVSLDGRTKGRITVRGKVSNTTEEEWAGVNIYPFVGNTPITTSAELAEAAKLPADALVGERIVAEGAYAKVPDLEPGETYSWSLTVPRKLLQITEPGVYWFGVHALGATTPTTADGRARTFLPLVKEPNKKAKAEKVSLVMPLRRSVVYDADGSVSYLPGWTRDLRAGGRLYRMLETGAEMPSLTWAIDPALIDAVRNLAEGNPARNLAPTDGPEESPEESGGQSASASASALLPSPSPSTDADADAEEPIDEETKAAQKAATTWLNRLEDAFAGHDLLALPYADPDLSALATSDPDLLASAREQTSQVLAELGIKATPAAAPPTGYLDRAAVNLLEPGAVNLVSDRMFRGTAPVVADLDGHEMIVTSSGAAAGGPGPNDFLDAISVRQRLVAEAALLRGSGKPLVAVLPDGWHPPQDAASFVAPWNEAAWISSSTLTEAVAGHKATSVAAEKLRYPRREMRAEISAERIRTANELVGAGKMLQRVLTHNDEVAADILNEALTTTSYSARRGYTDAGADALSYVGAQLSSITVDVPPKVILSSMKGGEFQVSLSNELDEPVTVRLDAMTDESLRVATSEPVQLDANSKASFNLAASMRDTGTHTALIVVTDTKGNPLGAHASVPIRPSQVSGVIWWFVGTGCALLFAAIAVRLTRRIMKAKKARTSGEA